The following coding sequences lie in one Leucobacter allii genomic window:
- a CDS encoding GntR family transcriptional regulator — protein sequence MVGNPPKTPSTADDLTLAIRREILEGGFAPHQRLIEADLSGQFAASRTAIRAALMTLENEGLVERMPNRGARVRAITVEEAVEIVEVRVGLESLVARLAAERLSDEDAAELGELRAGMREAVPAGDLMRYAAMNQELDQRLRDIAGHALAAQLLERLRAQAARHQFRLAFDPARAQRSLGEHTAIIDAVIARDPDAAEAATRAHLTAIIETLRASS from the coding sequence ATGGTGGGGAACCCCCCGAAGACGCCGAGCACGGCGGACGATCTCACCCTCGCGATCCGCAGGGAGATCCTCGAGGGCGGTTTCGCGCCCCACCAGCGGCTGATCGAGGCCGATCTCAGCGGCCAGTTCGCCGCCTCGCGCACCGCGATCCGAGCCGCGCTGATGACGCTCGAGAACGAGGGCCTCGTCGAGCGGATGCCGAACCGGGGCGCCCGGGTCCGCGCCATCACCGTCGAGGAGGCGGTGGAGATCGTGGAGGTGCGCGTCGGCCTCGAATCGCTCGTCGCCCGCCTCGCGGCCGAGCGGCTGAGCGACGAGGACGCCGCCGAGCTCGGCGAGCTGCGCGCGGGCATGCGCGAGGCCGTGCCCGCGGGCGACCTCATGCGCTACGCCGCGATGAACCAGGAGCTGGACCAGCGGCTGCGCGACATCGCGGGACACGCGCTCGCGGCGCAGCTGCTCGAGCGGCTGCGCGCCCAGGCCGCGCGGCACCAGTTCCGGCTCGCCTTCGACCCCGCGCGCGCCCAGCGCTCGCTCGGCGAGCACACGGCGATCATCGACGCCGTCATCGCGCGCGACCCCGACGCCGCGGAGGCCGCGACGCGCGCCCACCTCACGGCCATCATCGAGACGCTGCGCGCGAGCTCCTAG
- a CDS encoding ABC transporter ATP-binding protein translates to MLLELEGVTAAYGRVQVLDGVSLAVPEGGAVGVLGANGAGKTTTLRAITGVVRAGGTIRFDGRSILGMRPDQVAALGIAHVPEGRGTLGDLDVRENLRVGAYLRKDRARIREDMDYCLELFPQLRDRIRSNASALSGGEQQMLAVARAFMAKPRLLLLDEASLGLAPGTAKTVYGAIRRLREESGISMLVVEQNANLAFSLVEEAVVLETGRSVLSGPTEELRTMDDIRRAYLGG, encoded by the coding sequence ATGCTGCTTGAGCTCGAAGGGGTCACCGCGGCCTACGGTCGCGTCCAGGTGCTCGACGGGGTCTCCCTCGCCGTGCCCGAGGGCGGCGCCGTCGGCGTGCTCGGGGCGAACGGCGCGGGCAAGACGACCACCCTGCGCGCCATCACCGGCGTCGTCCGCGCGGGCGGCACGATCCGCTTCGACGGTCGCAGCATCCTCGGGATGCGGCCGGATCAGGTGGCCGCGCTCGGGATCGCGCACGTCCCCGAGGGGCGCGGCACCCTCGGCGACCTCGACGTGCGCGAGAACCTGCGGGTCGGCGCCTACCTGCGTAAGGACCGCGCGCGGATCCGCGAGGACATGGACTACTGCCTCGAGCTCTTCCCGCAGCTGCGCGACCGGATCCGCTCCAACGCCTCGGCTCTGTCCGGCGGCGAGCAGCAGATGCTCGCCGTGGCCCGCGCATTCATGGCGAAGCCGCGGCTGCTGCTGCTCGACGAGGCCTCGCTCGGGCTCGCGCCCGGCACGGCCAAGACGGTGTACGGGGCCATCCGCCGCCTGCGCGAGGAGTCGGGCATCTCGATGCTCGTGGTCGAGCAGAACGCGAACCTCGCATTCTCCCTCGTGGAGGAGGCGGTCGTGCTCGAGACCGGGCGCAGCGTGCTCAGCGGGCCGACCGAGGAGCTGCGCACCATGGACGACATTCGACGCGCCTACCTGGGAGGCTGA
- a CDS encoding sugar phosphate isomerase/epimerase family protein, with product MRTHDADAGARDAPAIPAALDAACHLNALLADVDPGALPGALDRLAGLGYRRVVLPPVDPEALDASALAACCAERGIVPIPIAGQEPGADVSSEEPEERRAGAAALRRMIDLTVRLGGDQLNGVPYGLFARAARAAPPAAVARAAAAVGEAAEYAHERGVTLTFEVLNRYETAVVNTAEQAMAFAEASGSPHLGIHLDAFHMLVEEADIAAAIRTALPRLRFLELGQSGRGRLATGALDLPALVADALDAGYGGRWGVEAFSAPLLTAPARAALAVWRAPFSDGPALAAEAAGILRSGYLRHTERRAERAAPGAAAPAAATGPGIPSTDPEHLSEHRP from the coding sequence ATGCGCACGCACGACGCGGACGCGGGCGCGCGGGACGCCCCGGCGATCCCCGCGGCCCTCGACGCCGCCTGCCACCTGAACGCGCTCCTCGCCGACGTCGATCCGGGGGCGCTGCCCGGCGCCCTCGACCGACTCGCGGGCCTCGGCTACCGACGGGTCGTGCTGCCGCCGGTCGACCCGGAGGCCCTCGATGCGTCGGCGCTCGCGGCGTGCTGCGCGGAGCGCGGGATCGTGCCGATCCCGATCGCGGGGCAGGAGCCGGGCGCGGACGTCTCCTCCGAGGAGCCCGAGGAGCGGCGGGCCGGCGCGGCCGCGCTCAGGCGCATGATCGACCTCACCGTGCGTCTCGGCGGGGACCAGCTCAACGGCGTCCCCTACGGGCTCTTCGCCCGGGCCGCCCGGGCCGCGCCGCCCGCGGCCGTCGCGCGCGCGGCGGCGGCAGTGGGGGAGGCCGCCGAGTACGCGCACGAGCGCGGGGTGACGCTGACGTTCGAGGTGCTCAACCGCTACGAGACGGCGGTCGTCAACACCGCCGAGCAGGCGATGGCGTTCGCCGAGGCCTCGGGCTCCCCCCATCTCGGCATCCACCTCGACGCCTTCCACATGCTCGTCGAGGAGGCGGACATCGCGGCGGCGATCCGTACCGCGCTGCCGCGGCTGCGCTTCCTCGAGCTCGGGCAGTCGGGCCGCGGCAGGCTCGCGACGGGCGCGCTCGACCTGCCCGCGCTGGTGGCCGATGCGCTGGACGCCGGATACGGTGGGAGGTGGGGCGTCGAGGCCTTCTCGGCCCCGCTGCTCACCGCGCCGGCGCGCGCGGCGCTCGCCGTGTGGCGGGCGCCGTTCTCGGACGGCCCGGCGCTCGCCGCGGAGGCCGCGGGGATCCTGCGCAGCGGGTACCTGCGGCACACGGAGCGCCGCGCCGAGCGCGCCGCCCCCGGTGCCGCGGCTCCGGCCGCGGCGACCGGTCCCGGCATTCCGAGCACCGACCCTGAGCACCTATCCGAGCACCGACCCTGA
- a CDS encoding ABC transporter ATP-binding protein, which produces MAARLQLEGVSLHFGGVTVLREVGFDVEPGQVFGLVGPNGAGKTSLFNCISGHYRPSGGSLRIDGVEVRGARPASMAGHGLARTFQHPALQLRETVLENVMLGAHARLPGGPLEWSLRLPRALRAERALRDEALALLEENGLGWAAHTRADELSHGLHKGVELCRALMMRPKLLLLDEPAAGLPHSEVEQLIETVRRLQRDADVTIVIVEHHMGLIAALTDRVVVLDHGAKLMEGTAAEAQSDPRVLEAYIGREEADDAA; this is translated from the coding sequence ATGGCGGCTCGACTGCAATTGGAGGGCGTGAGCCTGCACTTCGGCGGGGTCACCGTGCTCCGCGAAGTCGGATTCGACGTCGAGCCGGGCCAGGTGTTCGGCCTCGTCGGCCCGAACGGCGCGGGCAAGACCTCCCTGTTCAACTGCATCAGCGGCCACTACCGCCCGAGCGGCGGCTCGCTCAGGATCGACGGCGTCGAGGTGCGCGGGGCGCGGCCCGCGAGCATGGCCGGGCACGGCCTCGCGCGCACCTTCCAGCACCCGGCGCTGCAGCTGCGGGAGACCGTGCTCGAGAACGTGATGCTCGGCGCCCACGCGCGCCTCCCCGGCGGCCCGCTCGAGTGGTCGCTCCGGCTGCCGCGGGCGCTGCGCGCCGAGCGCGCCCTGCGCGACGAGGCCCTCGCGCTGCTCGAGGAGAACGGCCTCGGCTGGGCCGCCCACACGCGCGCCGACGAGCTCTCGCACGGCCTGCACAAGGGCGTCGAGCTCTGCCGCGCGCTCATGATGCGCCCGAAGCTGCTCCTCCTCGACGAGCCTGCCGCCGGCCTGCCGCATTCCGAGGTCGAGCAGCTCATCGAGACGGTGCGCCGGCTGCAGCGCGACGCGGACGTCACCATCGTCATCGTCGAGCACCACATGGGGCTCATCGCGGCCCTCACCGACCGCGTGGTCGTCCTCGATCACGGGGCGAAGCTGATGGAGGGGACGGCCGCCGAAGCGCAGTCCGACCCGCGAGTGCTCGAGGCCTACATCGGCCGGGAGGAGGCGGACGATGCTGCTTGA
- a CDS encoding branched-chain amino acid ABC transporter permease has protein sequence MPNNANQSFLRRPVVRWGALIVLVVIAAVLPLVLPEIANDTIARIGVFAVAVLGLNVVMGYGGQVSLGQIFFLGLGAYVTAYGATHDWNIVFTFVLALLLPAVIGLLVALAAARLGGLAIAMVTIALPIIGLPLAKRLSDWTGGSQGLSSRFSDAPEWTGLYNDQWKLYLVLVIGAVTFVLVRNFVRGKFGRALAIVKENEAVASSMGISPYWYKVLAFTIASLVGGVSGFLYMAVVQYTSPETLAFHHSITLVASMVIGGAATMTGSVLGGVYYVFVPMLTNAIDPNLTAALQGAILLIVLFVLPGGLVSLPRRIAALRRRPSGQAPPGGASLAPDPDPEPAPTTTQNER, from the coding sequence ATGCCGAACAACGCGAACCAGTCCTTCCTGCGGCGGCCCGTCGTGCGGTGGGGCGCGCTCATCGTGCTGGTCGTGATCGCCGCGGTGCTGCCCCTCGTGCTGCCCGAGATCGCGAACGACACGATCGCCCGCATCGGCGTCTTCGCCGTGGCCGTGCTCGGGCTCAACGTGGTGATGGGCTACGGCGGCCAGGTCTCCCTCGGCCAGATCTTCTTCCTCGGGCTCGGCGCCTACGTCACCGCGTACGGGGCGACGCACGACTGGAACATCGTCTTCACCTTCGTGCTCGCGCTGCTCCTGCCCGCCGTCATCGGCCTGCTCGTCGCGCTCGCCGCGGCCCGGCTCGGCGGGCTCGCCATCGCGATGGTGACGATCGCGCTGCCGATCATCGGCCTGCCGCTCGCGAAACGGCTGAGCGACTGGACCGGCGGCTCCCAGGGGCTCTCCTCCCGCTTCTCCGACGCTCCCGAGTGGACGGGGCTCTACAACGACCAGTGGAAGCTGTATCTCGTGCTCGTCATCGGCGCCGTCACCTTCGTGCTCGTGCGCAACTTCGTGCGGGGCAAGTTCGGCCGCGCGCTCGCGATCGTGAAGGAGAACGAGGCGGTCGCGAGCTCGATGGGCATCTCGCCCTACTGGTACAAGGTGCTCGCCTTCACCATCGCCTCGCTCGTGGGCGGCGTCAGCGGCTTCCTGTACATGGCGGTGGTCCAGTACACCTCGCCCGAGACGCTCGCCTTCCACCACTCCATCACGCTCGTCGCCTCGATGGTGATCGGCGGCGCTGCCACGATGACCGGCTCCGTGCTCGGCGGCGTCTACTACGTGTTCGTCCCGATGCTCACGAACGCGATCGACCCGAACCTGACCGCGGCGCTGCAGGGCGCGATCCTGCTGATCGTGCTCTTCGTGCTGCCGGGCGGGCTCGTGTCCCTGCCGCGCCGGATCGCCGCGCTGCGCCGACGCCCGAGCGGCCAGGCGCCGCCGGGCGGCGCGAGCCTTGCTCCAGACCCAGACCCCGAACCCGCGCCGACGACGACGCAGAACGAAAGGTAG
- a CDS encoding DUF1932 domain-containing protein: MTHIAILGLGEAGRRYAVGLASASPGAAVVGYDPFVTLADPAFAAVATQEADLHAALAEADLVLSLTGARAAAAVAAEALPHLRPGAILADLNTGSPELKERISAEAAAAGVRFADAAVLAPVPRAGHRTPLAASGTGAEAFAALMTPLGAPVEVVGARAGDAARLKLLRSVFMKGLAALVIEGLTAAAAQDAEPWLRAQIAAELGPGGDALVERLVTGTRAHAERREHEVRDALDVLESGGLPADMTRATLAWFERILAEHPAP, from the coding sequence GTGACCCACATCGCCATCCTCGGTCTGGGCGAGGCCGGACGGCGCTACGCCGTCGGGCTCGCCTCCGCATCGCCGGGCGCGGCAGTGGTCGGCTACGACCCCTTCGTGACGCTCGCCGATCCCGCGTTCGCCGCGGTGGCGACGCAGGAGGCCGATCTGCACGCGGCTCTCGCGGAGGCGGATCTCGTGCTCTCGCTCACGGGAGCGCGCGCCGCCGCCGCGGTCGCCGCCGAGGCGCTGCCGCACCTGCGGCCCGGGGCCATCCTCGCCGATCTCAACACCGGATCCCCCGAGCTCAAGGAGCGGATCTCGGCGGAGGCCGCAGCGGCCGGCGTGCGCTTCGCCGACGCCGCCGTGCTCGCGCCCGTGCCGCGGGCGGGCCACCGCACCCCGCTCGCGGCGAGCGGGACCGGAGCCGAGGCTTTCGCGGCGCTCATGACCCCGCTCGGGGCCCCGGTCGAGGTCGTCGGCGCGCGCGCGGGCGACGCGGCGCGCCTGAAGCTGCTGCGCAGCGTGTTCATGAAAGGGCTCGCCGCCCTCGTCATCGAGGGACTCACCGCGGCGGCCGCGCAAGACGCGGAGCCCTGGCTGCGCGCGCAGATCGCGGCGGAGCTCGGCCCGGGCGGCGACGCGCTCGTGGAGCGGCTCGTCACGGGGACCCGCGCCCACGCCGAGCGACGGGAGCACGAGGTGCGCGACGCCCTCGACGTGCTGGAGTCCGGCGGATTGCCTGCGGACATGACCCGGGCGACGCTCGCCTGGTTCGAACGCATCCTCGCGGAGCACCCCGCCCCCTGA
- a CDS encoding ABC transporter substrate-binding protein produces MSAVALTAAVTLAFTGCARDGGGGGGGREGGGEASPGITDDSITLGITTPLSGATAGPGTCTVAGLEAYMGAANADGGIEFGDGKTRQVEIDAMDDGYDPQKASANYQALKGKAFAITSGLGTPTNLAWREAANADEVPQAFVMTGDPIFSDQEESPWSLGWVPVYQNEGQAFGEALAASGEDHKVAILSQNDDYGEGYVEGFKEGIAGADNIEIVKELTYEATDTAVDAQLTELAATDADIFFNAMSITPLVISSMQRAQSIGWSPSWFLPSNTSSPSAILEPGGGAAFPGVYSVAFAKAPASPEFAEDEDVQTFLSDLKEYADYQDTPAFPHCMWSYMLGATLEQVFQSMEEPTRAEFIQRMREVEQFQAPLMLEGTYVDTTEDGQPAVSTVVVQKYNGKGYDTVEAIG; encoded by the coding sequence ATGAGCGCGGTCGCCCTGACCGCGGCCGTGACGCTCGCCTTCACCGGCTGCGCGCGGGACGGCGGCGGCGGAGGAGGCGGCCGGGAGGGCGGGGGCGAAGCGAGCCCCGGGATCACGGACGACTCGATCACGCTCGGCATCACCACCCCGCTCAGCGGAGCGACCGCCGGGCCGGGCACCTGCACCGTCGCGGGCCTCGAGGCCTACATGGGCGCCGCGAACGCCGACGGCGGCATCGAGTTCGGCGACGGCAAGACCCGCCAGGTCGAGATCGACGCCATGGACGACGGCTACGACCCGCAGAAGGCCTCGGCGAACTACCAGGCGCTCAAGGGCAAGGCCTTCGCCATCACCTCGGGCCTCGGCACGCCCACCAACCTCGCGTGGCGCGAGGCGGCGAACGCCGACGAGGTGCCGCAGGCCTTCGTGATGACCGGCGACCCGATCTTCAGCGACCAGGAGGAGAGCCCCTGGTCGCTCGGCTGGGTGCCGGTCTACCAGAACGAGGGCCAGGCCTTCGGCGAGGCGCTCGCCGCCTCGGGCGAGGACCACAAGGTCGCGATCCTCTCCCAGAACGACGATTACGGCGAGGGCTACGTCGAGGGCTTCAAGGAGGGCATCGCCGGCGCAGACAACATCGAGATCGTCAAGGAGCTCACCTACGAGGCGACCGACACCGCGGTCGACGCGCAGCTGACCGAGCTCGCCGCCACCGATGCCGACATCTTCTTCAACGCGATGTCCATCACGCCGCTCGTGATCTCCTCGATGCAGCGCGCGCAGAGCATCGGCTGGAGCCCGAGCTGGTTCCTGCCGTCGAACACCTCGAGCCCCTCGGCGATCCTCGAGCCCGGCGGCGGGGCGGCGTTCCCCGGCGTCTACTCGGTCGCGTTCGCGAAGGCCCCGGCGTCGCCGGAGTTCGCGGAGGACGAGGACGTGCAGACGTTCCTCTCCGACCTCAAGGAGTACGCGGACTACCAGGACACCCCGGCGTTCCCGCACTGCATGTGGAGCTACATGCTCGGCGCGACGCTCGAGCAGGTCTTCCAGAGCATGGAGGAGCCTACGCGCGCCGAGTTCATCCAGCGGATGCGCGAGGTCGAGCAGTTCCAGGCGCCGCTGATGCTCGAGGGCACCTACGTCGACACCACCGAGGACGGGCAGCCCGCGGTCTCCACGGTCGTCGTGCAGAAGTACAACGGCAAGGGCTACGACACGGTCGAGGCGATCGGCTAG
- a CDS encoding aldehyde dehydrogenase family protein: MSNDQTPISIPLFIGGEPRTTTEALTIADPGKPGRTVGEAAAASAQDVEDAIAAADAAFPAWSALTGPERAARMAEAIQGIGDDRDADAAILSQENGKVVHEAWVDALVFELRWNLALAHAEEVDGSETLEPVAGAIPNRTLITYRPMGVVTIIVPFNWPIAILGAALPHALLAGNTVIVKPPLTAPLATARVVQRVAAKLPPGVLQVVTGRDADMSPLIEDERIAKVSFTGSVGGGKRMMEMASRTVTPVTLELGGNDAAVFLEDAILDDEHLDRLFAAVYDTTGQICMNAKRVLVHRSRLDELVAGLEARLRGVRLGYGLDEGTTMGPLHAPSQKSFVEGLIQEAKDAGADVREFGELPADPELAGGNFVRPAVVVGADPALRVVTEEQFGPVIPVLAFDDEEEAVRLANDTWAGLGNSVWTADADAAARVGARLRSGYVWVNDHGATRLDLRAPFGGVKQSGIGREQGLHGVRDFQEPHAISTLVP; this comes from the coding sequence ATGTCGAACGACCAGACCCCCATCAGCATCCCGCTGTTCATCGGCGGTGAGCCGCGGACCACGACCGAGGCCCTGACGATCGCGGATCCGGGCAAGCCCGGACGGACCGTCGGCGAGGCCGCCGCTGCCTCGGCGCAGGACGTCGAGGACGCGATCGCGGCGGCCGACGCCGCGTTCCCCGCGTGGTCGGCGCTGACCGGCCCCGAGCGCGCGGCGCGCATGGCCGAGGCCATCCAGGGCATCGGCGACGACCGGGACGCGGACGCCGCGATCCTGTCGCAGGAGAACGGGAAGGTCGTGCACGAGGCGTGGGTCGACGCGCTCGTCTTCGAACTGCGCTGGAACCTCGCGCTCGCCCACGCGGAGGAGGTCGACGGCTCGGAGACCCTCGAGCCCGTCGCCGGCGCGATCCCGAACCGCACCCTCATCACCTACCGGCCCATGGGCGTCGTCACCATCATCGTGCCCTTCAACTGGCCGATCGCGATCCTGGGCGCGGCGCTCCCGCACGCGCTGCTCGCGGGCAACACGGTGATCGTGAAGCCGCCGCTCACCGCGCCGCTCGCGACGGCGCGCGTGGTGCAGCGCGTCGCCGCGAAGCTCCCGCCCGGGGTGCTGCAGGTGGTGACCGGCCGCGACGCCGACATGTCTCCGCTGATCGAGGACGAGCGGATCGCCAAAGTCAGCTTCACGGGCAGCGTGGGCGGCGGCAAGCGCATGATGGAGATGGCCTCGCGCACCGTGACCCCGGTGACGCTCGAGCTCGGCGGAAACGACGCGGCGGTGTTCCTCGAGGACGCGATCCTCGACGACGAGCACCTCGACCGCCTGTTCGCCGCGGTGTACGACACGACCGGGCAGATCTGCATGAACGCGAAGCGCGTGCTCGTGCACCGCTCCCGCCTCGACGAACTGGTCGCCGGGCTCGAGGCGCGGCTGCGCGGCGTCCGCCTGGGCTACGGCCTCGACGAGGGGACCACGATGGGGCCGCTGCACGCGCCGTCCCAGAAGTCCTTCGTCGAGGGGCTGATCCAGGAGGCCAAGGACGCCGGCGCCGACGTGCGCGAGTTCGGGGAGCTCCCCGCCGATCCCGAGCTCGCCGGCGGCAACTTCGTGCGACCCGCGGTCGTGGTCGGGGCCGACCCGGCGCTCCGGGTCGTCACCGAGGAGCAGTTCGGCCCGGTGATCCCGGTGCTCGCCTTCGACGACGAGGAGGAGGCCGTCCGCCTCGCGAACGACACTTGGGCCGGCCTCGGCAACTCGGTGTGGACCGCCGATGCCGATGCCGCGGCGCGCGTGGGTGCTCGTCTGCGATCGGGGTACGTGTGGGTGAACGATCACGGTGCGACCCGCCTCGACCTGCGCGCCCCGTTCGGCGGCGTGAAGCAGTCCGGCATCGGGCGCGAGCAGGGGCTCCACGGCGTGCGCGACTTCCAGGAGCCGCACGCGATCTCCACCCTGGTCCCCTGA
- the folE gene encoding GTP cyclohydrolase I, whose protein sequence is MHPGPTTAPGGAGSATPAPREVDRPRAMRAVAEFLAAMGEDPERSELRRTPERVTELAVGLFAQAGADLGSALGTPMAITDAESLGQLVVVSEIPFRSLCPHHLLPFEGTVDVTYAPDRRLAGFSRVVRLVEAASQRLQLQERMGEQIAQTLMTVLEPHGVRVRIEASHGCVTMLEHGAASVRMMTTCSRGTLADPESPGSGSGSDADLSGPRAQA, encoded by the coding sequence ATGCACCCGGGTCCGACGACTGCGCCGGGCGGCGCGGGATCCGCGACGCCCGCGCCCCGCGAGGTCGACCGGCCGCGCGCGATGCGCGCGGTCGCCGAGTTCCTCGCGGCGATGGGCGAGGATCCCGAGCGTTCGGAGCTGCGCCGCACCCCCGAGCGCGTCACCGAGCTGGCCGTCGGGCTCTTCGCCCAGGCCGGTGCCGACCTCGGGTCCGCGCTCGGCACCCCGATGGCGATCACGGACGCGGAGTCGCTCGGACAGCTCGTCGTGGTCTCCGAGATCCCGTTCCGCTCGCTCTGCCCGCACCACCTGCTCCCCTTCGAGGGCACGGTGGACGTCACCTACGCCCCCGACCGCAGGCTCGCGGGCTTCAGCCGGGTCGTGCGGCTCGTCGAGGCCGCCTCGCAGCGCCTGCAGCTGCAGGAGCGCATGGGCGAGCAGATCGCCCAGACCCTCATGACCGTGCTCGAACCGCACGGCGTGCGCGTGCGCATCGAGGCCTCCCACGGCTGCGTCACGATGCTCGAGCACGGCGCGGCCTCCGTGCGCATGATGACGACGTGCAGCCGCGGTACGCTCGCGGATCCGGAGTCCCCGGGATCCGGATCTGGATCCGACGCGGACTTGTCAGGCCCGCGCGCACAGGCTTAG
- a CDS encoding branched-chain amino acid ABC transporter permease yields the protein MGIFIQLLIDGLSTGSIYAALALAIVLVNQATGMINFAQGALAVLSGYIAFALLNAGLPLILAILGSILISFVIGAAVERLLIRRFERGDPDTAVVVTIGLLTLITGVCAWLWSYNNRIFPSLFPNETLELLGAKVSLRSLGTFVVIVAIMGLLQLLFVGTKLGLALRAVSINPQSAAFSGMPVGRLLMVGWGLAAALGAVAGVLVAPQLTLTPGMMDNALVYALAAVILGGLTSPVGVVLAAWIIGVLENLAAVYIPFIGHDLKVVVPFLLIVVVLVVRPQGLFGRKAVVRV from the coding sequence ATGGGTATCTTCATCCAGCTCTTGATCGACGGGCTGTCGACGGGCTCCATCTACGCGGCGCTGGCGCTCGCCATCGTGCTCGTCAATCAGGCCACCGGCATGATCAACTTCGCGCAGGGCGCGCTCGCCGTGCTCTCCGGCTACATCGCCTTCGCGCTGCTGAACGCCGGGCTGCCCCTCATCCTGGCGATCCTGGGGTCGATCCTCATCTCCTTCGTCATCGGCGCCGCCGTCGAGCGGCTGCTGATCCGTCGCTTCGAGCGCGGCGATCCCGACACCGCCGTCGTCGTCACCATTGGCCTGCTCACGCTCATCACGGGCGTGTGCGCCTGGCTCTGGTCGTACAACAACCGCATCTTCCCCTCGCTCTTCCCGAACGAGACCCTCGAGCTGCTCGGCGCGAAGGTGAGCCTGCGCTCCCTGGGCACCTTCGTCGTCATCGTCGCGATCATGGGCCTGCTGCAGCTGCTCTTCGTCGGCACCAAGCTCGGGCTCGCCCTGCGGGCGGTGTCGATCAACCCCCAGTCCGCGGCCTTCTCCGGCATGCCGGTCGGCCGGCTGCTCATGGTCGGCTGGGGCCTCGCCGCGGCGCTCGGCGCCGTCGCCGGCGTGCTCGTCGCCCCGCAGCTCACGCTCACGCCGGGGATGATGGACAACGCGCTCGTCTACGCCCTCGCCGCCGTGATCCTCGGCGGGCTCACGAGCCCCGTCGGGGTCGTCCTCGCCGCGTGGATCATCGGCGTGCTCGAGAACCTCGCCGCGGTCTACATCCCCTTCATCGGGCACGACCTCAAGGTCGTCGTCCCGTTCCTCCTGATCGTCGTGGTGCTCGTCGTGAGACCACAGGGCCTCTTCGGCCGGAAAGCGGTGGTGCGAGTCTGA
- a CDS encoding PadR family transcriptional regulator — protein MSLRHALLALLRVGPLSGYDLQKQFSQSVGHVWHAADSQIYPELRKMALEGLVTVEEQTRGERGMRKVYHVTEDGERAFTDWLDSAPEYQRIRDAAHLRAAYLESADPEAARAFLRAHIAHWEHELSCWEGELSHIEAIDNPMLVRRLAVTSEQDRERTIAYKRFAYDGLADRARGEIAWAERGLRLIDELEGPGAR, from the coding sequence ATGAGCCTGCGCCACGCGCTTCTCGCCCTGCTGCGGGTCGGCCCGCTCTCGGGCTACGACCTCCAGAAGCAGTTCTCCCAGTCCGTGGGGCACGTGTGGCACGCCGCGGACTCCCAGATCTACCCCGAACTGCGCAAGATGGCTCTCGAGGGCCTCGTGACCGTGGAGGAGCAGACGCGCGGCGAGCGCGGCATGCGGAAGGTCTACCACGTCACCGAGGACGGGGAGCGCGCCTTCACCGACTGGCTCGACAGCGCTCCCGAGTACCAGCGCATCCGCGACGCGGCGCATCTGCGCGCCGCGTATCTCGAGAGCGCCGATCCCGAGGCCGCCCGCGCATTCCTGCGCGCGCACATCGCCCACTGGGAGCACGAGCTCTCCTGCTGGGAGGGCGAGCTCAGCCACATCGAGGCGATCGACAATCCGATGCTCGTGCGCCGCCTCGCCGTCACCTCCGAGCAGGACCGCGAACGGACGATCGCGTACAAGCGCTTCGCCTACGACGGGCTCGCGGATCGCGCGCGCGGCGAGATCGCCTGGGCCGAGCGCGGGCTCCGGCTCATCGACGAGCTCGAGGGGCCGGGGGCGCGCTGA